A single window of Neurospora crassa OR74A linkage group VII, whole genome shotgun sequence DNA harbors:
- the gh47-6 gene encoding class I alpha-mannosidase 1A, variant: MLPLRIRRYRPFLIGAFIILVLLYHVSQNSDWELSQSALYSPKKAPADSAAKDRLNVEYQPPQPPKPTSIAREKQTTTSAQPTPKKETGIRIPQLKTSNEVPGGFGLPTSAPTVGKAHDHSAAEESHVAVKLPDRPVPEEHVEPTSTKEHWQKPSEWFPVPKESIIKLPTGKPKPIPTVQFNFGEESPEAKEKRVARLNKVRAEAQRAWSGYKKYAWGHDELTPVTRISKDPFCGWAATLVDALDTLWIMGLREEFDEAVEYVKELDFTYSAHRSEIPVFETTIRYLGGFLGAYDVSGGEKTKAAYKILLDKAVELAEVLMSVFDTPNRMPILYYNWRPSFNENPKRASTRSGMAELGTLSMEFTRLAQLTGENKYYDAVARITNALEDLQNREDGTALPGIFPENIDASGCNRTAQAATNYDNLSDAGKQQVDDATDLDEEPQGYTAGTTVQDIQSGKDPLDLNGVTKRELNRRTPPPRSSVPEYQPPPWKGAKNQGPPRDAQGMPANWDCVPQGLVAGGWGSESYSMGGSQDSAYEYFPKQYLLLGGLEDKYRTMHEKVSAAVKKYLLFRPMAPGNPDILFSAKVTSYDHTDQKLNYEWEATHLTCFLGGMYGLGGKIFGSPEDVEIGRKLADGCAWAYEVMPTGIMPEYSMVLPCAKADDCQWNQTAWYNAIDTEAEWRDEQLKKWEVSHAEWVQEVKMLKKEHAEAEEAAAKARSEQEAKPKNTYQTGLNPGVHQGMQQDVDYHLTKRRLSEDDKIDVAKKVNKLEDELDLNNNIAGHGPQDQQQKPMSELLLPPEPEKPLSHEEFVEDRIKRENIPPGFVSLNDKRYILRPEAIESVFYYYRITGSPIWQDKGWRMFESVIAATRTDIAHSAIDNVAIASTSTSASTSTPTKDKDEDDNRKQTKPSFTDSMESFWLAETLKYFYLLFAEPDVVSLDEYVFNTEAHPFKRPT; encoded by the exons atgctacctctacgcatACGAAGATACCGCCCGTTTCTCATAGGCGCATTCATCATTCTTGTGCTGCTATACCATGTCTCCCAGAACTCGGACTGGGAGCTCTCACAATCCGCTTTGTACTCTCCAAAGAAGGCACCAGCAGACTCGGCTGCCAAAGACAGACTCAATGTTGAATACCAACCGCCACAACCGCCGAAACCTACGTCGATAGCGCGCGAGAAACAGACTACAACTAGTGCGCAACCTACACCTAAAAAGGAGACGGGGATCAGGATTCCGCAGCTCAAGACCAGCAACGAAGTACCAGGCGGCTTTGGCCTGCCCACTTCCGCCCCTACAGTCGGAAAGGCGCATGATCACAGTGCCGCCGAGGAGTCGCATGTTGCCGTGAAGCTGCCCGATCGACCCGTGCCGGAAGAACATGTTGAACCTACGTCGACAAAGGAACACTGGCAAAAACCGAGTGAATGGTTCCCTGTTCCTAAAGAATCCATCATCAAGCTGCCCACCGGGAAACCCAAACCGATTCCCACGGTTCAATTCAACTTTGGCGAAGAATCTcccgaggccaaggagaagcGAGTGGCTCGTCTGAACAAGGTCCGGGCGGAGGCGCAACGCGCTTGGTCCGGTTACAAGAAGTACGCCTGGGGCCATGACGAGCTTACGCCCGTCACCAGAATATCTAAGGACCCCTTTTGCGGCTGGGCCGCCACGCTTGTCGATGCGCTGGACACGCTTTGGATCATGGGGCTGAGGGAGGAGTTCGATGAAGCCGTCGAGTATGTCAAGGAGCTTGATTTCACCTACTCTGCGCACCGCTCCGAGATCCCCGTGTTTGAGACGACGATCCGCTACCTAGGTGGTTTTCTGGGCGCATATGACGTATCCGGTGGTGAAAAGACAAAGGCCGCGTACAAAATCCTCCTGGACAAGGCCGTCGAGCTCGCCGAGGTGCTCATGAGCGTCTTCGACACCCCCAACCGCATGCCGATTCTGTACTACAATTGGCGCCCGTCTTTCAACGAGAATCCCAAGCGAGCATCTACCCGCTCCGGTATGGCCGAGCTGGGCACCCTTAGCATGGAGTTCACTCGCCTAGCTCAGCTGACGGGCGAGAACAAGTACTATGACGCTGTCGCCCGTATCACGAACGCCCTGGAGGACCTGCAGAACCGAGAGGACGGAACCGCTTTACCTGGAATTTTCCCAGAGAACATCGACGCTTCTGGCTGCAACCGCACCGCTCAGGCTGCTACCAACTATGATAACCTCAGCGATGCTGGAAAGCAGCAGGTCGACGATGCCACAGACCTCGATGAGGAGCCACAGGGCTACACCGCTGGAACGACAGTCCAAGACATCCAAAGTGGCAAGGACCCTCTGGATTTGAATGGCGTCACGAAGCGAGAACTCAACCGACGAACACCCCCGCCCCGTTCTTCAGTCCCAGAGTACCAACCCCCTCCTTGGAAGGGAGCCAAAAACCAAGGCCCACCGCGCGACGCGCAAGGAATGCCCGCAAATTGGGATTGCGTGCCCCAAGGCCTGGTAGCAGGCGGCTGGGGCTCCGAGTCCTACAGCATGGGCGGCAGCCAAGACTCGGCGTACGAATACTTCCCCAAGCAGTATTTGTTGCTAGGCGGGCTCGAGGACAAGTACCGCACCATGCACGAAAAGGTGTCGGCCGCTGTAAAGAagtacctcctcttccgccccATGGCACCCGGGAACCCCGACATTTTGTTCTCGGCCAAGGTGACCAGCTATGACCACACGGACCAAAAGCTCAATTACGAGTGGGAGGCCACGCACCTGACCTGTTTTCTAGGGGGCATGTACGGCTTGGGCGGCAAGATTTTCGGGAGTCCCGAGGACGTGGAGATTGGCAGGAAGCTTGCTGACGGGTGTGCGTGGGCGTACGAGGTCATGCCGACGGGCATCATGCCCGAGTATTCGATGGTCCTGCCGTGCGCCAAGGCGGATGATTGCCAGTGGAACCAGACGGCTTGGTACAATGCCATTGATACGGAGGCGGAGTGGAGAGACGAGCAGCTGAAGAAGTGGGAGGTTAGCCATGCGGAGTGGGTGCAGGAGGTGAAGATGCTCAAAAAGGAGCATGcagaggctgaggaggcggcggccaaGGCGAGAAGTGAGCAGGAAGCGAAGCCCAAGAATACCTACCAAACGGGACTAAACCCTGGTGTTCATCAGGGCATGCAGCAAGATGTCGATTACCACTTGACCAAGAGGAGGCTTTCTGAAGATGACAAGATCGACGTGGCTAAGAAAGTCAACAAGCTCGAAGATGAGCTAGATCTGAACAATAACATCGCTGGCCATGGGCCGCAAGACCAACAGCAAAAGCCCATGTCCGAACTCCTCCTGCCGCCGGAGCCAGAGAAGCCGCTCAGCCATGAGGAGTTTGTCGAGGACAGGATCAAGAGGGAAAATATCCCGCCGGGGTTTGTGTCGTTGAATGATAAGCGGTATATCCTTCG cccCGAAGCAATCGAATCCGTCTTTTACTACTACCGCATCACCGGCTCGCCCATCTGGCAAGACAAGGGCTGGCGCATGTTTGAGTCCGTCATTGCCGCCACGCGCACCGACATTGCTCACAGCGCTATTGATAACGTTGCCATtgcctctacctctacctctgcCTCTACTTCTACTCCTACCAAAGAtaaagatgaagatgacaaTAGAAAGCAAACGAAGCCAAGCTTCACAGATAGCATGGAGAGTTTCTGGTTGGCGGAAACGCTCAAGTATTTCTACTTGCTGTTTGCCGAGCCGGATGTGGTGAGCTTGGATGAGTATGTGTTTAATACCGAGGCTCATCCTTTTAAACGGCCGACGTAG